From Curtobacterium sp. SGAir0471, the proteins below share one genomic window:
- the pta gene encoding phosphate acetyltransferase — MSTRIYITSAEGHTGKSTVALGVLETLARSVGRVGVFRPVARSVAEPDYVLELLLQHSAVGLSYDEAVGVTYDDVHADPDAALGTILSRFAQVERQCDAVVVLGSDYTDVGSPTELSFNAKVAANLGAPVLLVLGGRDSAERGARTPDAMAQVADVTTSELRAAHAQLLGVVVNRADPEALPAIVDSVERAVRDDHPDTPVWAIPEDRVLVAPTVRALLEATGATLVRGDEALLDREALGTVVAGMSMENVLPRLIEGGIVVVPGDRSDVLLATVLANQSETFPSLAGVILNGGFETSPQITRLLEGLSSSLPIARNDLGTYDTALRITHTRGRLAADSPRKADLALALFEQHVDADALRDRLQLSPSGVVTPLMFEHGLLDRARGYGKRIVLPEGDDDRILHAASTLLQRQVCALTILGEPASIRARATELGLDLEGAQLVSPFDPELRERFAAEYTRLRAHKGMSIELARDTVTDVSYFGTLMVQLGLADGMVSGAKHTTAHTIRPSFEIIKTRPDTSIVSSVFLMALADRVLVYGDCAVIPDPTSEQLADIAISSAETAAQFGIDPRVAMLSYSTGDSGSGADVDKVRAGTAFVRERRPDLLVEGPIQYDAAADPTVARTKMPDSPVAGRATVFVFPDLNTGNNTYKAVQRSAGAVAIGPVLQGLRKPINDLSRGALVSDIVNTVAITAIQAGTATDAP; from the coding sequence GTGTCGACCCGCATCTACATCACGTCAGCAGAAGGACACACGGGCAAGAGCACCGTCGCCCTCGGTGTCCTCGAGACCCTCGCACGCTCCGTCGGACGGGTCGGCGTGTTCCGGCCGGTCGCGCGGTCGGTGGCGGAGCCCGACTACGTGCTCGAGCTCCTGCTCCAGCACTCGGCGGTCGGGCTGTCCTACGACGAGGCCGTCGGTGTGACGTACGACGACGTGCACGCCGACCCCGACGCGGCGCTCGGCACGATCCTCAGCCGGTTCGCCCAGGTCGAGCGACAGTGCGACGCGGTGGTGGTCCTCGGGTCCGACTACACCGACGTCGGCAGTCCGACCGAGCTGTCGTTCAACGCGAAGGTGGCGGCGAACCTCGGCGCGCCGGTGCTGCTCGTGCTCGGCGGGCGGGACTCGGCGGAGCGCGGCGCCCGGACGCCCGACGCCATGGCACAGGTCGCCGACGTCACCACCAGCGAGCTCCGCGCGGCGCACGCCCAGCTGCTCGGCGTCGTGGTGAACCGTGCGGACCCCGAGGCCCTGCCGGCGATCGTCGACAGCGTCGAGCGAGCCGTGCGCGACGACCACCCCGACACCCCTGTGTGGGCCATCCCCGAGGACCGGGTGCTCGTCGCACCGACCGTCCGAGCGCTGCTCGAGGCGACCGGCGCCACACTCGTCCGCGGTGACGAGGCACTGCTCGACCGCGAGGCCCTCGGCACCGTGGTCGCCGGCATGAGCATGGAGAACGTGCTGCCCCGGCTCATCGAGGGCGGCATCGTCGTGGTGCCGGGGGACCGCAGCGACGTGCTCCTCGCGACCGTGCTCGCGAACCAGTCCGAGACGTTCCCGAGCCTGGCCGGTGTGATCCTGAACGGCGGGTTCGAGACCTCGCCGCAGATCACCCGGCTGCTCGAGGGGCTGTCGAGCTCGCTGCCGATCGCCCGCAACGACCTCGGTACCTACGACACCGCGCTCCGGATCACCCACACCCGCGGGCGGCTCGCGGCGGACTCGCCCCGCAAGGCCGACCTGGCGCTCGCGCTCTTCGAGCAGCACGTCGACGCGGACGCCCTCCGAGACCGCCTGCAGCTCAGCCCGTCCGGGGTCGTCACGCCGCTCATGTTCGAGCACGGCCTGCTCGACCGCGCCCGCGGCTACGGCAAGCGGATCGTGCTGCCGGAGGGTGACGACGACCGCATCCTGCACGCCGCGTCGACGCTCCTGCAGCGCCAGGTGTGCGCGCTCACGATCCTCGGCGAGCCGGCGTCGATCCGGGCCCGGGCGACCGAGCTCGGCCTGGACCTCGAGGGCGCGCAGCTCGTCAGCCCCTTCGACCCCGAGCTGCGCGAACGCTTCGCCGCGGAGTACACCCGGCTCCGGGCGCACAAGGGCATGTCGATCGAGCTCGCCCGCGACACCGTGACCGACGTGTCCTACTTCGGCACGCTCATGGTGCAGCTCGGCCTGGCCGACGGCATGGTCTCCGGAGCCAAGCACACCACCGCGCACACCATCCGGCCGTCCTTCGAGATCATCAAGACCCGGCCCGACACCTCGATCGTGTCGAGCGTGTTCCTCATGGCGCTCGCCGACCGGGTGCTCGTCTACGGCGACTGCGCGGTCATCCCCGACCCCACGAGCGAGCAGCTCGCCGACATCGCGATCTCGTCGGCGGAGACCGCGGCGCAGTTCGGCATCGACCCGCGGGTCGCGATGCTCAGCTACTCCACCGGTGACAGCGGCAGCGGCGCGGACGTCGACAAGGTCCGCGCCGGGACCGCCTTCGTGCGCGAGCGTCGCCCGGACCTCCTCGTCGAGGGGCCGATCCAGTACGACGCCGCCGCGGACCCGACGGTCGCACGCACCAAGATGCCGGACTCGCCCGTGGCCGGCCGGGCGACGGTGTTCGTCTTCCCGGACCTCAACACCGGCAACAACACGTACAAGGCCGTGCAGCGCTCCGCCGGCGCCGTGGCGATCGGGCCGGTCCTGCAGGGCCTCCGGAAGCCGATCAACGACCTGTCCCGCGGAGCGCTCGTGAGCGACATCGTGAACACGGTCGCGATCACCGCGATCCAGGCCGGCACCGCGACCGACGCGCCCTGA
- a CDS encoding helicase HerA-like domain-containing protein: MIDAVEQARAAAAAAQAAAEEARRLADEAARRAEELAAALHRAAEAAPAPAPDVSRVDEAAPTPAPDVSRVDEATASTDATASTGGSTVETGTAPPGRTVPDATTDATSAPDPTSVSAPTSTPDSAPVTPQAAGPLGPDAVEAIRTGYAVEGSALELGALVNGGPLPDVQVRIPLAMLNRHGLVAGATGTGKTRTLQLLAEQIAANGVPVFAADVKGDLSGLAEAGQPNAKLLARTEAIGQRWQGTGSQAEFYSLGGQGTGVPIRATVSGFGPLLLSKVLGLNATQESSLGLVFHYAERAGLPLVDLSDLRAVLTYLVSDQGKAELAELGGLSKQTAGVILRELVTFADKGADRFFGEPEIDTREFLRTAPDGRGIVSLLEVPGVQDQPEVFSTFLMWLLADLFNELPEVGDTDKPELVFFFDEAHLLFSGSSEDFREQIVRTVRLIRSKGVGIVFVTQTPKDVPDDVLAQLGSRVQHQLRAHTPDDAKALRATVSTYPTSDYDLGEVLTSLATGEAIVTVMNEDGAPTPVAWTRLRAPQGSMDALPSDVLEARVASSPLLARYGTAVDPESAREVLAARMESAAAEAAAAQAQAEAEQEAARAAAAAAKEAAAQAARDERERKAAQAEYERTQREFERAERAAAGRRSRSGSTRSSRSGGRAGDDPLGGLLGNGLGQTIAKEVVRGIFSTLRRRR, encoded by the coding sequence ATGATCGACGCGGTGGAGCAGGCACGGGCAGCGGCAGCAGCGGCGCAGGCAGCGGCGGAGGAGGCGCGACGGCTGGCCGACGAGGCAGCCCGACGGGCCGAGGAGCTCGCCGCGGCGCTGCACCGGGCGGCCGAGGCGGCACCGGCACCGGCCCCGGACGTGAGCCGAGTGGACGAGGCGGCACCGACACCGGCCCCGGACGTGAGCCGAGTGGACGAGGCGACCGCGTCGACGGACGCGACCGCGTCGACGGGCGGGTCGACCGTCGAGACGGGCACCGCGCCTCCCGGCCGGACGGTGCCCGACGCGACCACCGACGCGACGTCGGCCCCCGATCCGACGTCGGTCTCCGCGCCGACGTCGACCCCTGACTCCGCACCGGTGACGCCACAAGCAGCCGGACCGCTCGGTCCCGACGCGGTCGAGGCGATCCGCACCGGGTACGCCGTCGAGGGCTCCGCCCTCGAGCTCGGGGCCCTCGTCAACGGCGGCCCGCTGCCCGACGTCCAGGTGCGCATCCCGCTCGCCATGCTCAACCGGCACGGCCTGGTCGCCGGTGCCACCGGCACCGGCAAGACCCGCACACTCCAGCTGCTCGCCGAGCAGATCGCGGCGAACGGCGTTCCCGTGTTCGCGGCCGACGTCAAGGGCGACCTCTCCGGACTCGCCGAGGCCGGGCAGCCGAACGCGAAGCTCCTCGCCCGCACCGAGGCGATCGGCCAGCGCTGGCAGGGCACGGGGAGCCAGGCGGAGTTCTACTCACTCGGCGGGCAGGGCACCGGGGTGCCGATCCGTGCGACGGTCTCCGGCTTCGGTCCGCTGCTGCTGTCGAAGGTGCTCGGCCTGAACGCGACGCAGGAGTCCTCGCTCGGGCTGGTGTTCCACTACGCCGAGCGCGCCGGGCTGCCCCTGGTCGACCTGTCGGACCTGCGCGCCGTGCTCACGTACCTGGTGAGCGACCAGGGCAAGGCGGAGCTCGCCGAGCTGGGCGGGCTGTCGAAGCAGACCGCCGGGGTGATCCTCCGCGAGCTCGTGACCTTCGCCGACAAGGGCGCCGACCGGTTCTTCGGGGAACCCGAGATCGACACCCGGGAGTTCCTCCGCACCGCACCGGACGGCCGCGGGATCGTGAGCCTGCTCGAGGTGCCGGGCGTGCAGGACCAGCCCGAGGTCTTCTCGACGTTCCTGATGTGGCTGCTGGCCGACCTGTTCAACGAACTGCCCGAGGTCGGCGACACCGACAAGCCGGAGCTCGTGTTCTTCTTCGACGAGGCGCACCTGCTGTTCTCGGGGTCGTCGGAGGACTTCCGTGAGCAGATCGTGCGCACCGTGCGGCTCATCCGCTCGAAGGGCGTCGGCATCGTCTTCGTCACGCAGACCCCCAAGGACGTGCCCGACGACGTCCTCGCGCAGCTCGGTTCGCGCGTGCAGCACCAGCTCCGAGCGCACACGCCGGACGACGCGAAGGCGCTGCGGGCGACGGTGTCGACGTACCCGACGAGCGACTACGACCTGGGGGAGGTCCTGACCTCGCTGGCGACGGGCGAGGCGATCGTCACGGTGATGAACGAGGACGGCGCGCCCACGCCGGTGGCGTGGACCCGTCTGCGGGCGCCGCAGGGATCGATGGACGCACTGCCGTCGGACGTCCTGGAGGCGCGGGTCGCCTCGTCCCCGCTCCTCGCCCGGTACGGCACCGCGGTCGACCCGGAGTCGGCTCGCGAGGTCCTCGCCGCCCGGATGGAGTCGGCGGCCGCCGAGGCGGCCGCGGCGCAGGCGCAGGCCGAGGCCGAGCAGGAGGCTGCGCGAGCCGCCGCCGCGGCGGCGAAGGAGGCCGCCGCGCAGGCCGCGCGGGACGAGCGCGAGCGGAAGGCGGCGCAGGCCGAGTACGAGCGGACGCAGCGCGAGTTCGAGCGGGCGGAACGAGCTGCCGCGGGGCGCCGGTCACGGTCGGGCTCGACGCGCTCGTCACGGTCCGGCGGGCGGGCCGGGGACGACCCGCTCGGCGGGCTGCTGGGGAACGGCCTCGGGCAGACCATCGCCAAGGAGGTCGTCCGGGGCATCTTCTCGACCCTGCGCCGACGGCGCTGA
- a CDS encoding multidrug effflux MFS transporter gives MTAPATTGSLRVVLHPGDSLTRRQRLVYVFVLGALTALGPFTIDLYLPAFPSLERELGISEGAVQLTLTATTLGFAVGQLLVGPWSDKVGRRLPLIIATSVHVAASVGAALAPNVEVLALFRVLQGMGAAAGGVVAMATVRDLFGGKPLVRMLSRLAMVNGLAPILAPLIGSQMLQFVSWRGVFVFLACYGAAVVIASSLLIVETLPPARRKEAGHSTIGQRYKALLSDRIFVGVALIGAMVFSGLFSYLSASPFLFQTVYGLDAQQYGLLFAVNSIGVVVGVQVSSRLAQRVGPQWILACSTATLLVSAVAIVVLDQLGAGLVGVLVPLWFFIAACGFTFPLVQVIGLAAHGKEAGTAASLLGALNFGVAGLVSPIVGWLGITAATPMAGVMACTAAVAVIVLWVVVRPRTVPALSH, from the coding sequence GTGACCGCGCCCGCCACCACCGGCTCGCTCCGCGTCGTGCTGCACCCCGGTGACTCGCTCACCCGGCGGCAGCGCCTCGTCTACGTCTTCGTGCTCGGCGCGCTCACCGCGCTCGGGCCGTTCACCATCGACCTGTACCTGCCGGCGTTCCCGTCGCTCGAGCGCGAGCTCGGCATCTCCGAGGGCGCCGTGCAGCTCACGCTGACCGCGACCACCCTCGGCTTCGCCGTCGGACAGCTGCTCGTCGGGCCGTGGAGCGACAAGGTCGGGCGCCGTCTCCCGCTGATCATCGCCACGTCGGTGCACGTCGCGGCTTCGGTGGGTGCTGCGCTCGCGCCGAACGTCGAGGTGCTCGCGCTGTTCCGCGTCCTGCAGGGCATGGGTGCCGCGGCCGGCGGTGTCGTCGCGATGGCCACCGTCCGTGACCTGTTCGGCGGCAAGCCGCTCGTCCGGATGCTCTCGCGCCTGGCGATGGTGAACGGTCTCGCACCGATCCTCGCTCCGCTCATCGGCTCGCAGATGCTGCAGTTCGTCAGCTGGCGTGGTGTGTTCGTGTTCCTCGCGTGCTACGGCGCGGCCGTCGTCATCGCATCGTCGCTCCTCATCGTGGAGACCCTGCCGCCGGCCCGGCGGAAGGAGGCCGGTCACTCCACGATCGGGCAGCGCTACAAGGCCCTGCTCTCCGACCGCATCTTCGTCGGCGTCGCGCTCATCGGCGCGATGGTGTTCAGCGGACTGTTCTCGTACCTCTCCGCCTCGCCCTTCCTGTTCCAGACGGTCTACGGTCTCGACGCGCAGCAGTACGGTCTGCTCTTCGCCGTGAACTCGATCGGCGTGGTGGTCGGCGTGCAGGTGTCCTCGCGGTTGGCGCAGCGGGTCGGCCCGCAGTGGATCCTCGCCTGCTCGACCGCCACCCTGCTCGTGTCCGCCGTCGCGATCGTGGTGCTCGACCAGCTCGGCGCCGGTCTCGTCGGGGTGCTCGTGCCACTGTGGTTCTTCATCGCCGCGTGCGGGTTCACGTTCCCGCTCGTGCAGGTGATCGGCCTCGCTGCGCACGGCAAGGAGGCCGGCACCGCCGCGTCGCTCCTCGGTGCGCTGAACTTCGGGGTCGCCGGGCTCGTGTCGCCGATCGTGGGCTGGCTCGGGATCACCGCGGCGACGCCGATGGCCGGCGTGATGGCGTGCACGGCGGCCGTGGCGGTCATCGTGCTCTGGGTGGTCGTCCGGCCGCGGACGGTGCCGGCGCTCTCGCACTGA
- a CDS encoding TetR/AcrR family transcriptional regulator, translated as MVDARIVHTTAALREAILRLAADRPVSAITVADVTRAAGINRATFYSHAVSPGSLLADALTPELDRIREDDVEARRTASARGADEDELAAITRRGIDAVVEHVVAHRDIYARGLPDTEDASLHRMLVQHFTVSSAQHIRELDPASRPPLLDDVAAGFVAQGFVGAIEAWLAGPRRSRKSLVETITLSFPAWWH; from the coding sequence GTGGTCGACGCCCGGATCGTGCACACCACGGCAGCGCTGCGCGAGGCGATCCTCCGGCTCGCAGCGGACCGCCCGGTCTCCGCGATCACCGTCGCCGACGTCACCCGTGCTGCCGGCATCAACCGGGCGACGTTCTACTCGCACGCGGTGTCCCCCGGATCGCTCCTCGCCGACGCACTGACGCCCGAGCTCGACCGCATCCGCGAGGACGACGTCGAGGCCCGCCGCACCGCGTCGGCCCGCGGCGCGGACGAGGACGAGCTCGCCGCCATCACCCGCCGCGGCATCGACGCCGTCGTCGAGCACGTCGTGGCGCACCGTGACATCTACGCCCGCGGGTTGCCCGACACCGAGGACGCCTCGCTCCACCGGATGCTCGTGCAGCACTTCACCGTGTCGAGCGCGCAGCACATCCGCGAGCTCGACCCCGCATCGCGCCCACCCCTGCTCGACGACGTCGCCGCCGGCTTCGTGGCCCAGGGCTTCGTCGGTGCGATCGAGGCGTGGCTCGCCGGACCGCGGCGTTCCCGGAAGTCCCTGGTCGAGACGATCACCCTGTCGTTCCCGGCCTGGTGGCACTGA
- a CDS encoding substrate-binding domain-containing protein, whose protein sequence is MRTSVVAVLVAAILALTGCQGPTTAAPTPVRSTDLTSSDGGFAEDAVVGVVLAPGDDVLAADLERGLAGAGFEPDVRVAPSSATAVEQARSVDALVRAGAKALLVHAADADALTGAVQTAHDAGVVVVSVGDPLPASGTGGDGVSADHRVPAAADAGDTARSAVAVVRSLQRGEQPDTAD, encoded by the coding sequence GTGCGCACCAGCGTCGTCGCCGTCCTCGTGGCGGCGATCCTCGCCCTGACCGGGTGCCAGGGGCCGACGACCGCCGCGCCGACGCCCGTCCGCAGCACCGACCTGACGAGCTCGGACGGCGGGTTCGCCGAGGACGCCGTGGTCGGGGTGGTGCTCGCCCCCGGGGACGATGTGCTCGCGGCGGACCTCGAGCGCGGTCTCGCGGGCGCCGGGTTCGAGCCGGACGTCCGGGTGGCACCGTCCTCGGCGACCGCCGTCGAACAGGCCCGCTCCGTCGACGCGCTCGTCCGTGCCGGAGCGAAGGCGCTGCTCGTCCACGCCGCGGATGCCGACGCGCTCACCGGGGCGGTCCAGACGGCACACGACGCCGGTGTGGTCGTGGTGTCGGTGGGGGATCCGCTCCCGGCGAGCGGGACCGGTGGCGACGGCGTCTCCGCCGACCACCGCGTGCCCGCGGCAGCCGATGCCGGGGACACGGCTCGGTCTGCGGTCGCGGTCGTCCGGTCGCTGCAGCGCGGCGAGCAGCCGGACACGGCCGACTGA
- a CDS encoding MFS transporter — protein MSSVATRSGILSGRYALATLGMVAIVGVAAFQNLAMTTVMPEISRDLDGQTLYALAFAAPLAAGVPGMVLAGTWTDRSGGRIVAWVSAAFFAIGTAVVMTAPTMEVFLAGRLVEGFGAGAVDVVLYVLVARIFPAELHGPVFAGFAAAWVVPALVGPALAGLVTEVWGWHWVFAGALVIAVVAFALLVPTLARLHAPPVERRPPWRAGRIGWSVAAALAILLLNVAPDLGPWARVVAVVVGVVGAWAALRPLLPTGTFRAAAGLPSVVLLRGLVAAAFFGSEAYVPFLLQERHGLSASAAGLALTVAALSWAGASWLHGRLGEQRLTASRTFGAGLGLVLVSLLSALAVAVWDLPWWVLVAGWFVGGAGMGAMYPRLSMLTLRFSGEGDDGFASSALTIADASGSVVGLAVTGLLFVGSGGAEGAWSFPLVFVAMTLIALLGSVAVRRLGPVPAPVPSSLAPGTAGPDRR, from the coding sequence GTGAGCAGCGTGGCGACGAGGTCGGGGATCCTCAGCGGGCGCTACGCGCTCGCCACGCTCGGCATGGTCGCCATCGTCGGGGTGGCGGCGTTCCAGAACCTCGCGATGACGACGGTGATGCCGGAGATCAGTCGCGACCTCGACGGACAGACCCTCTACGCGCTCGCCTTCGCGGCCCCGCTGGCAGCCGGGGTGCCCGGGATGGTGCTCGCTGGGACGTGGACGGACCGTTCGGGCGGGCGGATCGTCGCCTGGGTGTCGGCGGCGTTCTTCGCGATCGGCACGGCCGTGGTGATGACCGCGCCGACGATGGAGGTGTTCCTGGCAGGTCGGCTCGTCGAGGGCTTCGGAGCCGGCGCGGTCGACGTCGTGCTGTACGTGCTCGTTGCCCGGATCTTCCCGGCCGAGCTGCACGGTCCGGTGTTCGCCGGGTTCGCCGCCGCGTGGGTCGTGCCCGCGCTCGTCGGTCCGGCGCTCGCGGGGCTCGTGACCGAGGTGTGGGGCTGGCACTGGGTCTTCGCGGGCGCCCTCGTGATCGCGGTCGTCGCCTTCGCGCTGCTCGTCCCGACGCTGGCACGCCTGCACGCGCCACCGGTCGAGCGTCGGCCGCCGTGGCGAGCGGGGCGCATCGGCTGGTCGGTCGCGGCGGCGCTCGCGATCCTGCTGCTCAACGTCGCGCCGGACCTCGGTCCGTGGGCGCGTGTCGTGGCGGTGGTCGTCGGGGTGGTCGGCGCGTGGGCGGCCCTGCGGCCCCTCCTGCCGACGGGCACCTTCCGGGCCGCCGCGGGCCTGCCGTCCGTGGTGCTCCTGCGCGGCCTGGTCGCCGCCGCGTTCTTCGGCAGCGAGGCCTACGTCCCGTTCCTGCTGCAGGAACGGCACGGCCTGAGCGCTTCGGCCGCGGGGCTCGCCCTGACGGTGGCCGCCCTGAGCTGGGCGGGGGCCAGCTGGCTGCACGGTCGGCTCGGGGAGCAGCGGCTCACCGCGTCCCGGACCTTCGGTGCCGGGCTCGGGCTCGTCCTGGTCAGCCTGCTCAGCGCGCTCGCCGTCGCGGTGTGGGACCTGCCGTGGTGGGTGCTCGTGGCGGGGTGGTTCGTGGGTGGCGCGGGCATGGGCGCGATGTACCCGCGGCTGTCGATGCTGACGCTCCGGTTCTCCGGCGAGGGCGACGACGGCTTCGCGAGCTCGGCGCTCACGATCGCCGACGCCTCGGGCAGCGTCGTCGGCCTCGCGGTCACGGGGCTGCTCTTCGTCGGCAGCGGGGGAGCCGAGGGGGCGTGGTCGTTCCCGCTCGTGTTCGTCGCGATGACGCTGATCGCGCTCCTCGGATCGGTGGCGGTGCGGCGGCTCGGGCCCGTGCCCGCACCCGTGCCCTCGTCGCTGGCACCAGGCACCGCCGGACCCGACCGGCGGTAG
- a CDS encoding cystathionine gamma-synthase, with product MTEFATRAVHAGQEPDATTGAVIPPIHLTSTYVQDGVGAMRNGYEYSRGGNPTRDALQTLLADLDGGVAAYSFASGLAAEDALLRAYLEPGARVVMGNDVYGGTHRLVNRLHVPWGVELVVVDMSDADRVRAALEGAPAKTVLWVETPTNPLMKIADIALLSEVGHAAGALVVVDNTFASPYLQQPLSLGADAVSYSTTKYLGGHSDVVGGAVVLRDEAFAEQVGFLQFGAGAIASPFDAFLTTRGIKTLPVRMERHSSNAQAVAEALVSAPGVERVYYPGLADHPGHEVAAKQMRGFGGMLSVALTGGPEAAKRFVESTEVFTLAESLGGVESLIGYPSEMTHASVKGTELAVPENVVRLSVGIEDQGDLVADVLQALSR from the coding sequence ATGACCGAGTTCGCGACCCGCGCCGTCCACGCCGGCCAGGAGCCCGACGCCACGACCGGTGCCGTCATCCCGCCGATCCACCTCACGAGCACCTACGTGCAGGACGGCGTCGGGGCGATGCGGAACGGGTACGAGTACTCCCGCGGCGGCAACCCGACGCGGGACGCCCTGCAGACCCTGCTCGCCGACCTCGACGGCGGTGTCGCCGCGTACTCGTTCGCGTCCGGTCTGGCCGCCGAGGACGCCCTGCTCCGCGCGTACCTCGAGCCCGGCGCACGCGTCGTGATGGGCAACGACGTGTACGGCGGCACGCACCGCCTGGTGAACCGCCTGCACGTGCCGTGGGGCGTGGAGCTCGTCGTCGTCGACATGAGCGACGCCGACCGGGTCCGTGCGGCGCTGGAGGGCGCGCCCGCGAAGACCGTGCTCTGGGTCGAGACGCCGACGAACCCGCTCATGAAGATCGCGGACATCGCGCTGCTCTCCGAGGTCGGGCACGCCGCCGGCGCGCTGGTCGTCGTCGACAACACCTTCGCGTCGCCGTACCTGCAGCAGCCGTTGTCGCTCGGCGCGGACGCCGTCTCGTACTCCACGACGAAGTACCTCGGCGGGCACTCCGACGTCGTCGGCGGCGCGGTCGTCCTGCGGGACGAGGCGTTCGCCGAGCAGGTCGGCTTCCTGCAGTTCGGTGCGGGCGCGATCGCGTCGCCGTTCGACGCCTTCCTCACGACCCGTGGCATCAAGACGCTGCCGGTCCGGATGGAGCGGCACTCGTCGAACGCGCAGGCGGTGGCCGAGGCGCTCGTCTCCGCCCCCGGCGTCGAGCGCGTGTACTACCCGGGTCTGGCCGACCACCCCGGGCACGAGGTCGCCGCGAAGCAGATGCGCGGCTTCGGCGGGATGCTGTCCGTCGCCCTGACCGGCGGACCCGAGGCAGCGAAGCGCTTCGTCGAGTCCACCGAGGTCTTCACGCTCGCCGAGTCCCTGGGCGGTGTCGAGTCGCTGATCGGCTACCCGAGCGAGATGACGCACGCGTCGGTCAAGGGTACCGAGCTCGCCGTCCCGGAGAACGTCGTCCGCCTGTCGGTGGGCATCGAGGACCAGGGCGACCTCGTCGCGGACGTGCTGCAGGCGCTGTCGCGCTGA
- a CDS encoding cystathionine beta-synthase, whose product MRYANSVVDLVGDTPLVRLNRVTEGIRATVLVKVEYLNPGGSSKDRIATRIIDAAEASGDLRPGGTIVEPTSGNTGVGLALVAQQRGYRCVFVLPDKVGEDKRNVLTAYGAEIVVTPTAVPPEHPESYYSVSDRLVREIPGAYKPNQYANPNGPRSHYETTGPEIWRDTEGKLTHFVAGVGTGGTISGTGRYLKEASDGRVRIVGADPEGSVYSGGTGRPYLVEGVGEDFWPGAYDAGVPDEIIAVTDAESFAMTRRLAREEGLLVGGSSGMAVVAALRAARDLTEDDVVVVLLPDGGRGYLGKIFNDRWMRSYGFADGDDARTVGSVVADKGGRLPDLVHAHPSDTVRDVVEIMSTYGVSQMPVLSAEPPVVIGEVVGAVAEKDLLEQVFTGAAAMTDAVSGFVGDPLPLIGTGESLSAARRALETVDALLVVDDGKPVTVLTRHDLLTSLSE is encoded by the coding sequence GTGCGTTACGCGAACTCCGTCGTCGACCTGGTCGGTGACACCCCGCTCGTCCGCCTGAACCGTGTCACCGAGGGCATCCGGGCGACCGTCCTGGTGAAGGTCGAGTACCTGAACCCGGGTGGCTCGTCGAAGGACCGCATCGCCACGCGGATCATCGACGCGGCCGAGGCCTCCGGCGACCTGCGCCCGGGCGGCACGATCGTCGAACCGACCTCGGGCAACACCGGCGTCGGTCTCGCGCTCGTCGCCCAGCAGCGCGGGTACCGCTGCGTCTTCGTGCTGCCGGACAAGGTCGGCGAGGACAAGCGCAACGTCCTCACCGCGTACGGCGCCGAGATCGTGGTGACGCCGACCGCGGTCCCGCCGGAGCACCCCGAGTCGTACTACTCGGTGTCCGACCGGCTCGTGCGGGAGATCCCCGGTGCCTACAAGCCGAACCAGTACGCGAACCCGAACGGCCCGCGCAGCCACTACGAGACGACCGGTCCGGAGATCTGGCGCGACACCGAGGGGAAGCTCACCCACTTCGTCGCCGGGGTCGGCACCGGCGGCACCATCTCGGGCACCGGTCGGTACCTGAAGGAGGCGTCCGACGGCCGGGTCCGGATCGTGGGCGCCGACCCCGAGGGCTCCGTCTACTCGGGCGGCACCGGTCGGCCGTACCTGGTCGAGGGCGTCGGCGAGGACTTCTGGCCCGGGGCGTACGACGCAGGCGTGCCCGACGAGATCATCGCCGTGACGGACGCCGAGTCCTTCGCGATGACCCGTCGACTGGCGCGCGAGGAGGGCCTGCTCGTCGGCGGGTCGAGCGGCATGGCCGTCGTGGCCGCCCTGCGTGCCGCACGCGACCTGACCGAGGACGACGTCGTCGTGGTGCTGCTGCCGGACGGCGGCCGCGGGTACCTCGGCAAGATCTTCAACGACCGGTGGATGCGCTCCTACGGATTCGCCGACGGCGACGACGCCCGCACGGTCGGCTCGGTCGTCGCGGACAAGGGCGGTCGCCTGCCCGACCTCGTGCACGCCCACCCGTCGGACACGGTCCGCGACGTCGTGGAGATCATGTCGACCTACGGCGTCTCGCAGATGCCGGTCCTGAGCGCCGAGCCGCCGGTCGTGATCGGCGAGGTCGTCGGCGCCGTCGCCGAGAAGGACCTGCTCGAGCAGGTCTTCACCGGCGCCGCCGCGATGACCGACGCGGTGAGCGGCTTCGTCGGCGACCCGCTGCCCCTGATCGGCACCGGCGAGTCGCTGTCCGCCGCCCGTCGGGCGCTCGAGACGGTCGACGCGCTGCTCGTCGTCGACGACGGCAAGCCCGTCACCGTGCTCACCCGGCACGACCTGCTCACGTCGCTGTCCGAGTGA